A genomic window from Vigna radiata var. radiata cultivar VC1973A chromosome 2, Vradiata_ver6, whole genome shotgun sequence includes:
- the LOC106755821 gene encoding zeaxanthin epoxidase, chloroplastic-like isoform X4, translating to MASVQILCACTSSSHVQHQGSIRYRYGYPSEKMNGRRCSVRVEGGNGMVVPSSEEEKRKLRVLVAGGGIGGLVLALAAKHKGYAVKVFEKDLSAVRGEGRHRGPIQLLSSALAVLEAIDQSVAWKIKEAGCVTANRTNGFADGLSGEWFGEFDLLTPASRKRLPLTLVICRMTLQDILVNAVGPKILRNKSKVVDFIQEPSKVRVILENGEQHDGDILIGADGIWSEVRSKLFGRQEANYSGFTSYSGLTSYVPPYIHTIGYRVFLGMNQYFVASDVGHGKMQWYAFHAEPPSNDPFLEAGKKKRLLDLFGNWCNEVITLISETPENMILQRDIYDRDMINTWGIDRVTLLGDAAHPMQPNLGQGGCMAIEDSYQLILELDKIAKHDPDESEVISALRRYEKKRIPRVRVLHTASRMASKMLVNYQPYIEFKFWPLSVCLLFIFVPAEFI from the exons ATGGCTTCTGTGCAAATCCTGTGTGCATGCACAAGTAGTAGCCATGTTCAACACCAGGGTTCAATCAGATACAGATATGGATACCCCAGTGAGAAGATGAATGGGAGAAGGTGTTCAGTTAGAGTTGAAGGTGGGAACGGAATGGTTGTTCCGAGTTCAgaggaagagaagaggaagCTGAGAGTGTTGGTGGCTGGTGGAGGCATTGGTGGCCTTGTTTTGGCTCTGGCTGCAAAGCACAAAGGGTATGCAGTGAAGGTGTTTGAGAAGGATTTAAGTGCTGTTAGAGGTGAAGGTAGGCACAGAGGCCCAATTCAACTCTTGAGCAGTGCCCTTGCTGTGCTGGAAGCCATCGATCAGAGTGTTGCATGGAAGATAAAGGAGGCTGGCTGTGTCACTGCCAATAGGACTAATGGCTTTGCTGATGGTTTATCTGGAGAATG GTTCGGTGAGTTTGATCTTTTGACTCCTGCTTCAAGGAAGAGGCTTCCTCTTACCCTAGTCATATGTAGGATGACACTGCAAGATATATTAGTCAATGCAGTTGGTCCAAAGATACTAAGAAACAAATCTAAAGTTGTGGATTTTATTCAGGAACCTAGCAAG GTTAGAGTGATCCTTGAAAATGGTGAGCAACATGATGGTGATATCTTAATAGGAGCAGATGGAATATGGTCAGAA GTTCGTTCGAAACTCTTTGGGCGCCAAGAAGCAAATTACTCAGGTTTCACAAGCTATAGTGGATTAACAAGTTATGTACCACCGTATATTCATACAATTGG GTATCGAGTGTTCTTGGGCATGAACCAGTACTTTGTTGCTTCAGATGTTGGCCATGGAAAGATGCAATGGTATGCTTTCCATGCGGAACCCCCATCAAATGATCCTTTCCTAGAAG CAGGTAAGAAGAAGAGGCTTTTGGATCTCTTTGGTAATTGGTGCAATGAAGTGATTACATTAATATCAGAAACACCAGAGAATATGATTCTGCAGAGGGATATATATGACAGAGACATGATCAACACTTGGGGAATTGATAGAGTGACTTTGTTGGGTGATGCAGCTCATCCAATGCAACCAAATCTTGGTCAAGGGGGTTGCATGGCAATAGAG GACTCTTACCAATTGATACTTGAGCTTGACAAGATTGCTAAACATGATCCTGATGAGTCTGAAGTTATCTCAGCCCTTAGAAG atatgagaagaaaagaattccaAGGGTAAGGGTGTTACACACAGCTAGCAGAATGGCATCAAAAATGCTAGTCAACTATCAACCCTacattgaatttaaattttggcCCCTATCAGTATGTCTTCTCTTCATCTTCGTTCCTGCAGAATTTATTTGA
- the LOC106755821 gene encoding zeaxanthin epoxidase, chloroplastic-like isoform X3, translating into MASVQILCACTSSSHVQHQGSIRYRYGYPSEKMNGRRCSVRVEGGNGMVVPSSEEEKRKLRVLVAGGGIGGLVLALAAKHKGYAVKVFEKDLSAVRGEGRHRGPIQLLSSALAVLEAIDQSVAWKIKEAGCVTANRTNGFADGLSGEWFGEFDLLTPASRKRLPLTLVICRMTLQDILVNAVGPKILRNKSKVVDFIQEPSKVRVILENGEQHDGDILIGADGIWSEVRSKLFGRQEANYSGFTSYSGLTSYVPPYIHTIGYRVFLGMNQYFVASDVGHGKMQWYAFHAEPPSNDPFLEAGKKKRLLDLFGNWCNEVITLISETPENMILQRDIYDRDMINTWGIDRVTLLGDAAHPMQPNLGQGGCMAIEDSYQLILELDKIAKHDPDESEVISALRRYEKKRIPRVRVLHTASRMASKMLVNYQPYIEFKFWPLSENEINIQIKHPGIHVAGALFKFTFPQFVIWMMAGHGLW; encoded by the exons ATGGCTTCTGTGCAAATCCTGTGTGCATGCACAAGTAGTAGCCATGTTCAACACCAGGGTTCAATCAGATACAGATATGGATACCCCAGTGAGAAGATGAATGGGAGAAGGTGTTCAGTTAGAGTTGAAGGTGGGAACGGAATGGTTGTTCCGAGTTCAgaggaagagaagaggaagCTGAGAGTGTTGGTGGCTGGTGGAGGCATTGGTGGCCTTGTTTTGGCTCTGGCTGCAAAGCACAAAGGGTATGCAGTGAAGGTGTTTGAGAAGGATTTAAGTGCTGTTAGAGGTGAAGGTAGGCACAGAGGCCCAATTCAACTCTTGAGCAGTGCCCTTGCTGTGCTGGAAGCCATCGATCAGAGTGTTGCATGGAAGATAAAGGAGGCTGGCTGTGTCACTGCCAATAGGACTAATGGCTTTGCTGATGGTTTATCTGGAGAATG GTTCGGTGAGTTTGATCTTTTGACTCCTGCTTCAAGGAAGAGGCTTCCTCTTACCCTAGTCATATGTAGGATGACACTGCAAGATATATTAGTCAATGCAGTTGGTCCAAAGATACTAAGAAACAAATCTAAAGTTGTGGATTTTATTCAGGAACCTAGCAAG GTTAGAGTGATCCTTGAAAATGGTGAGCAACATGATGGTGATATCTTAATAGGAGCAGATGGAATATGGTCAGAA GTTCGTTCGAAACTCTTTGGGCGCCAAGAAGCAAATTACTCAGGTTTCACAAGCTATAGTGGATTAACAAGTTATGTACCACCGTATATTCATACAATTGG GTATCGAGTGTTCTTGGGCATGAACCAGTACTTTGTTGCTTCAGATGTTGGCCATGGAAAGATGCAATGGTATGCTTTCCATGCGGAACCCCCATCAAATGATCCTTTCCTAGAAG CAGGTAAGAAGAAGAGGCTTTTGGATCTCTTTGGTAATTGGTGCAATGAAGTGATTACATTAATATCAGAAACACCAGAGAATATGATTCTGCAGAGGGATATATATGACAGAGACATGATCAACACTTGGGGAATTGATAGAGTGACTTTGTTGGGTGATGCAGCTCATCCAATGCAACCAAATCTTGGTCAAGGGGGTTGCATGGCAATAGAG GACTCTTACCAATTGATACTTGAGCTTGACAAGATTGCTAAACATGATCCTGATGAGTCTGAAGTTATCTCAGCCCTTAGAAG atatgagaagaaaagaattccaAGGGTAAGGGTGTTACACACAGCTAGCAGAATGGCATCAAAAATGCTAGTCAACTATCAACCCTacattgaatttaaattttggcCCCTATCA